GATGCACGCTGTGCTCAAAGAAGTGGAAGATCAGGCCAATGGCATCAAATCGGTGGTTGAGGCCGTATTTGAACTGGAAGGCAGCGCCAAACCTGCCTGCGTGGCGGAGTTGATCACGCTGATGTTTGAATGAAAATCAGAGACCGGAAGACGGAGTATGGAGAACGTATTTATGACCATGCTTCGTTTTCCGTATTCCCGGTCTCTGTGTTCCGAACCCTTTAAAATCAACCTAAAAACGAATGAAAATGCGTTTAGCAAACAAAGTTGCCATCATTACCGGCGGGGCACGCGGAATCGGCAAAGCCACCGCCGAAATCTTCACCCGCGAAGGGGCCAAAGTCATCATCTGGGATATGCTCGACGTGGGAGAACAAACTGCGCAGGAATTGAAAGATAAAGGCTTTTCTGCCGAGTTTGTCAAAATCAGCGTGACAGACGTGCCTGCCGTAGAAGCGGCGGCCCGCGATGTTTTTGAACGCTACGGTCACATTGATATTTTGGTGAATAATGCCGGCATCACGCGCGATAAATCACTGCTTAAAATGTCGTATCAGGAATGGGCGCAGGTGATCGATATCAATCTCAACGGCGTGTTCAACTGTACCAAAACCATTGTGCCGTACATGGTTGAAAACAAATACGGTCGCATCATCTGTACCTCTTCGGTGGTGGGACAAACGGGTAATTTCGGTCAAACCAACTACGTGGCCACCAAAGCGGCCATCATCGGGATGGTGAAAACCTGGGCCAAAGAATTGGGAAAATACAACATTACGGCCAATGCCGTAGCGCCGGGGTTCATCAAAACCGAGATGACCGACCTGATTCCCGAAGAAGTACGCAACCAGACCGTGGCCGGCATTCCGGTCAAACGCATGGGGCTTCCCGAAGACATTGCCAATGCTTATCTCTACCTGGCGTCGGAAGAGGCAGGTTACGTCAACGGACATACGTTGAGCGTGAATGGAGGAGTCGCCTAAAAAAATAAGTATGCTTGCATACCTTTTTTGAAAAATGTAACTTTGGGCAAAAGTCAGAAAACAACTATACTTCATCATGGCACTGAACGAATCAATTTTGGAAGGTTTGAACTTCAATCTGTCGGAAGAACATTTGGCGGTCAAAGAAGCCGCGCGTGATTTTGCCCAAAACGAACTCCTGCCCGGTATTCTGGAGCGCGACAATGAGCAGAAATTTGACCCCAAACTCCTCAAACGCATGGGTGAGCTCGGCTTTATGGGCATGATGGTTGCTCCTGAATACGGCGGCGGCGGCATGGATACCGTATCGTACGTGCTGGCCATGGAAGAGCTCTCCAAAGTAGACGCCTCGGCTTCGGTGATGGTTTCGGTCAATAATTCGTTGGTGTGCTACGGGTTGGAAGCTTTTGGCACCGAAGAACAAAAACGCAAATACCTGACTCCGCTGGCTTCCGGCGAAATGGTCGGGGCTTTTTGCCTTTCTGAGCCCGAAGCAGGTTCAGATGCTACCTCACAACACACCACGGCCGAAGAAAAAGAAGACCATTATTTGGTCAACGGGACCAAAAACTGGATCACCAACGGCGGTATTTCATCGGTCTGTTTGGTCATTGCCCAAACCCATCCCGAACTGAAACACAAAGGCATCAATTGCCTCATTGTTGAAAAAGGATGGGATGGATTTGTGGTGGGGAAAAAGGAAGATAAAATGGGTATCCGTGCCTCCGATACGCATTCGCTGATGTTTACCGACGTAAAGGTTCCCAAAGAAAACCGCATCGGTGCCGATGGGTTTGGATTTAAATTTGCGATGAGTACCCTCAATGGCGGTCGCATCGGCATTGCCGCTCAGGCATTGGGCATTGCGGCGGGGGCGTTTGAGCTTTCGTTGAAGTATTCGAAAGAACGAAGAGCCTTTGGAAAGCCCATTTTTGAGCATCAGGCCATTCAGTTCAAACTGGCCGAAATGGCGACCAAAATAGAAGCGGCGCGCTTATTAGTCTATAAAGCCGCCCGGCTTAAGGACGAACACAAAGACTACGTAGAAGCCGCCGCCATGGCCAAGCTTTTTGCTTCTGATGTGGCTATGTGGGCCACCACCGAAGCGGTGCAGATTCACGGGGGCTATGGGTATGTGAAAGAATACCACGTAGAGCGCATGATGCGCGACGCCAAGATCACGCAGATTTACGAAGGTACCTCAGAGATTCAAAAATTGGTCATTGCGCGGGAGCTTTTGAAATAAAAGGCTACCGGCAATGACCAAGCAGGAATCAGGTGACGCATTCAGTAGCGGGCTAGGTAAATCGTCAAATTGCCTTTCACCTTTTTGTTTCCTTTGTATCTGAATTCTAACTTAGGGTCATAAAAATCAACTTTTGTGACTTTTTCTAAGCTATCCGGCCACAGCGTGATGGTTTGATCGGGGCCGTTATCGGAGCCATAACTTAACACCACCTCGACAGGCTCAGAGATGTTGCCTTTACCACTCACTTTTGCCCAAATAGGCATTATCCCCCAATCAAACACTATCGAGGTGTCTTTGTCTAAGTGTTTTATCTTGATTTCTTCGACACGTTTGTAGCGCTTACAGGCTAAAGATAGACTTGCCATCATCAGGTATAAAAATAAGCGTTGCATAAATGAGAGATTTTGTGAACAGGTTTTGAAGCAAAATACTGCTTTCTACGTTTTAAAATTAATCCTCCGATAATTAAAGATGCTCTAAATCGTGAGGCAGACCGTTTGAAAAGCCCTTTTAGCTCTGTTTTTTGTTTTAATCACACATTGGACGACGGTGGTAACCTGTCCAAAGGTTGCTCACAATCCATACAGTTAAATTCCAAAATGAATGTCCCTGTTTTATAGTAGGATGAGGCTGAAAGTTTAAGGCACCGCTGTTTTTTGAGAACCGGCGTTGCGTCCAAATAGTGATATAATATACCGGAAGGGCGGTTCGGTCCAAATCGGTGTATTGGATTAAGTAAAGATCGGGTACAAAGAGTAAACGGCTTCCCCGGTCGATGAAATTTTGATTAAAATATTTTTCTTTCAAAAAAAGTACCTCTGAAATCCAAAAATATTCAATAGCCTTATCAGGGCAAAATGCCCAAATAATCCAATTTTTGCTATTTTTTCAAAAAAAAGTGTGCGTTTTCTTGCGGGATTCGTGCACTTTTTTTTATATTGAAAAAAATTCCACACTTGTATTAGTTTTGTACAATTATTAGTTTTGTACAAATTTTACAGAAAACCCGTTTTTCGCCGGCATACAACCAACGCACTTAACCATTACCCAATGGAAGATTATAATAAAATCATCGAATCGCTCGGAGTGAAGTTTATCAAAGCTCGCCACATCCGAATGCTGCAAACCATCACAATCAAAAACTTTTACGACGTCGAAAATTCGTTGATGATCCTCTATGATGGAGAGGTGCTGTTTGCCAACGAAAAAATTGAGGTCGGCGACATGTTGTTTATTCCCGGAGGAAAACACGCAACCGTTACGTACAGCAGCGGCGACAGCGTGCAGCCCAAAGTGGTCAGCAACGAAGAGTTTCTGACGCGCCGGGAGTTATACTTCGACAGCTTGCGCGATGCCACGCAGGTGGGAAAGATTCCGCACTCGTTTGGGTTGGTGGCGTTTGATGCCAAAGTGTTTGATTCGGTCAACTTCTTTACGTCGTTGGACATTCCTCCCTTTATCATCAAGAATAATTCGTACCTCGGCCGCCTGATCGGGGAGATCCTGCAGGAAGATTTTAACGAAACCCCGGGGCGCGGACGGATCATCAAGATCAAGACCGAAGAGCTGGCGATTGAGGTCATTCGGTATATTTTGAAAAACAAGCTGTTTGTGGAGCAATTGGTCACCAACAGTACTTATTTCAAAGACCCGCGTTTGATCGATATTTTTGCTTACATCAAAGATAATTTGGGCGGTGACCTCTCTAATAAGGTGCTGGCCAACGTAGCCAACGTTTCGGAAGATTACGTGGGGCAGTATTTTAAAATGCTGACCGGAATTAACCCACAGGACTATATTGAATACCAGCGCATGGAAGAAGCCGTGACGCTGCTGCGTACGTCGAAGAAAAGCATCCGGGCCATCGGAGCTGAAGTAGGTTACAAAGACACCGCCTACTTCTGTCGACGTTTTAAAATGATGTTTGGCATTCCGGCCGGCAAGATGCGCCGCCGCGAATCACTGATGAACGTTTAAAGGTGAAAAATAGATTGATTCATAAAGCAGCTCATTCAACGGGCTGCTTTATTTTTTTATGTCAACGGTTCCGGTGATGATACGCTGCATATATGAGTTTTCCCTTAAATTTGCTTCTCAAACATAAACTTTTCTCTCATGAAGAAGCTGACTTCCTTTCTGCTGACCCTCGGTATCTGTGTAGGATTGCGGTTTGATGCCTTCTGTCAACTTCAGGGAGCCTGGAAACAGACGCTGCCCGAAGGAATTACCGCCGTGATGATCTGTTCGGATAGCTATCTGATGATTTCCCGTTATAAAGAAAAAGAATTTGTAATGACCGAAGGCGGCACGTACCGAATTGAAAACAACGTACTGAATTATCATTCTGAATTTAACAGCAGTGATACCTCAAAAGTCGGGCGGGATTTGACCTTAAAAACAAAAGGCAATCCTACAAAACGCTCGATAGAGCAGTGGGGCGACTGGCAACGGCTGGATGAAGGCAAAACCCCCGCCGCGGCCGTATACCGCATTACGGGGCGGATGGGCAATGACAATCAGATCACACCCATGCAGCGCGGCGCGAGAAAAACCCTTAAAATGCTGACCGATACCCGTTTTCAGTGGGTGGCCATCAATCCCGAAACCAAGCAGTTTTCCGGTACGGGCGGCGGAACGTACACGATCAAAGACGGAAAATATACCGAAACCATTGATTTTTTCAGCCGGGACAATAACCGGGTCGGTGCTGCATTGAGTTTTGATTATGAACTGAAAGACGGCAAAGACTGGCACCACAGCGGCCTGAGCAGCGCCGGAGCCAAAATCTATGAAGTGTGGAGTAAAGAAAAGTGAAGCGGTTCCTCAAACAACACCCTTTAGTTACAAGAAAATAACCTGACCTTTTGAAAATGCAAGGAATAACGATCCCTGAACTTTACGATTTGTTTCTCACCTGTACGGGTGTTTCGACCGACACCCGTCAAATCACGGAAGGATGTTTGTTCGTGGCACTTCGCGGCGATAAGTTTGATGGTAATCTATACGCCAAAGACGCGCTGGAAAAGGGAGCAAAGTACGCGATTGTGGATAACTCCGACGTAGCGGTGGATAACCGATACCTGTGGGTGGAAAACAGCCTCGAATCCTTGCAGCAATTAGCCGCCTATCACCGAAAGCAGTTGAATATCCCCGTTATTGGCCTTACCGGTTCCAACGGAAAAACCACGACCAAAGAGTTGATTGCGGCTGTATTGTCCAAAAAATTCAAAACGTATGCCACTAAAGGTAATCTGAATAATCACATCGGGGTTCCGCTTACACTATTGGCAATAGATGATACCTACGAAATAGCCGTGGTGGAAATGGGGGCCAATCACCAAAAGGAAATTGCGTTGCTCAGCGGTATTTCTGAGCCAACGCATGGGTTAATTACGAACGTGGGGAAAGCTCATCTGGAGGGTTTTGGCGGCATCGAAGGCGTCAGGATTGGTAAAGGAGAACTCTACGATTGGCTGGCCCACTCCGGAGGAACGGTATTTATCAACGGTTCCGATACCGCCTTGGTGGAAATGGCCGATCGGCGCACTTTTGCCGAAGAAGTTACCTATTTGGCAGGAGATGACGCTCCGGTACTGCTGGAAGACTCGCCGTTGGTAGTGTATCGGGACGCCGAAGGCAACCAAATAAATACCTGCCTGACGGGAAAGTATAACTTTGAAAACATCGCGGTGGCGCTCGCCATCGGTCGGTATTTTGGCGTTTCCAATGCACTGGCCAATCAAGCCGTTGCCGAGTACAATCCCACCAATAACCGTTCTCAAATCATTCAAAAAGGCACCAATACCGTCATCATGGATGCCTATAACGCCAATCCGTCGTCGATGTCGGCGGCGATTGAAAACTTCGGGCGACTGAAAGCGAAGCGAAAGATGGTCATTTTGGGCGATATGCTCGAACTCGGCGATGACTCACCCGAAGAACATTTGCTGATAGGAAAATTGATCGCCCAGCAACATTTTGACGTGGTCATTCTGGCGGGAAAACTCATGCAGGAGGCTCTGCCGGCGTTGCCTCAAGCCTATTATTTTCCGGATAAGTTTTCATTGCATAATTGGATCGTAGACCACCCGCAGCAAAATACGCATGTCCTCATCAAAGGCTCACGGGGCATGGGGCTCGAAACGGTGGTGCCGTATCTCTGATGTTCGGCCTTTAATATCCTACGGCATAATCCTTCTTAAACGGTTTGCCCGACCAGGCCTTTTGCTGCGTCCACTCAGCGTCGGGGTCGGCCCAAAACGGGTCGGTAGCGGGCAAACCTAAGGGAATAAATCCTAAGGTGGTTAAATACATACTTCCGGCGTTGGAATACGAATCGGCAATGTTGGGTTGGTGTCCGGCAAAGCCCAAGGTAAGCCAGCCTTCTTTGTCAAAAATGCCCTCCTGCGCAAACATCCGTTTCATCACCTCGGTAAGCCCGCAGCGTACCTGTGCCGGACTGACCCCTTCGGGCAGTTGATGGATCAATGCTGCGTGACACAACGCCTGAAATGCCCCCAGACGGTAAGTCACGCTGCGTCCAAACGCAGGAAAGGTGCCTTCGGGAGAGATCAGTCGTTCGAGAAAATCGGCGTGTCGCTGCATACGTCTTATGGCCAGGGCCATACGCTCCTCCAAAACTTTATGGTTGGCGTTGGGCGATTGGCGTCTGTTGGCTTCCAGCCACGTTTGCAGCACATCCACCATCATGGGTTGAATGACGAAGGAGTTGTAATAATCGGTATGGAAGACTTCCCCATCCTTAAACCAGCCGTCGCCTACGTACCAATCTTCGATTTTTCGTACGCCGAATTCGATACGATAACGGTCCGCATTCTCTCCGATGGATAGCAAAAATGCCTCCACAATTGCCGCAAACAGTACCCAGTTGTTATTGGGCGGAACCACCCGGCGCAACAGTGTAAATTCTTCGATCACCCGTTTTTTAGTCACGTCGTCCAGCGGTTTCCAAAGGGCGTCGGGTGCTTTAAGCAAAGCCTGCGCCAGAAATGCGGCATCGACCAGCGTTTGTCCTTCTTTGCGCCAAAGCATATAATCAGGATGCGACGGATTGACGCTGTTTGCGATGCTTTTGAGGGTATACTCGCGCATTTTTTTGCGAAGTTGTCCTTCTTCGGTAGCATCATCGGGCAAAGCAAGCCAGGGAGCCACCCCTACGATAGTGCGGGCAAAACCTTCCAGATAGGCCACTTTGGCGTTGCGATTATCCCACGCGGGGCTGTATTCTACTTTCCAGTTTTTGATCAACGTGCCTTCCGCCAGATTTTTAAGAACGGGTTCGGCAATTCTGTAAAGCAACTTTACCCAATAGAGGCGGGCGGTATCTTCCGGTTTAGCGGTCTGCGTATTGATATCAGGCACCGCCAGTGCGCCGATGCTTAAAAAGGTATTTTGTTGGATAAAATCGCGACGATTCATGCAGAAACAGTAAATTACTTATTGCATCACTTTCAAACACACCGGCATGGATACTTTTACTTCTTTGCCGGTAGGAGTCAGTTTGCCCGTTTTGATATCACGGCTGAACACCACGATATTGTCGCTGTCCTGATTGGCGACCAATATCCACTTGCCGGTGGGATCAATCATAAAATTACGCGGTGTTTTTCCCAACACATTTTGGTGGCCCACGTAAGTTAACTGCCCTGATTTCTGATCTATGCTGTAAATCACCAAACTTTCGTGTGTGCGATTGGAGCCATACAGGAATTTTCCATCGGGTGAAATGTGGATATCGGCGCACCATTTACGGCCGGTATAATCTTCCGGCAGGGTTGTGATGGTTTGGAAGGCTTCCAGCTTTCCTTCGCTGTAGTTAAATCCCGTAACGGTGGCGTCCAGCTCCTGAATCACGTAGGCAAACTTACCGTTGGGATGAAACGTAAAATGGCGGGGGCCGGCGCCGGGTTTTGTACCGGTAAACGCCGGGTTGCCCGGGGTCAGCTGTCCGGTTGCGGCGTTCAATGTATAGGTCATGATTTTGTCGGTCCCCAGATCAGGTACAAACACATCGCGGTTGTTGGGGGCGATATTGATGGAGTGTACATGGGGTTTTTCCTGACGTTCGGTATTAATGCTTTTCCCTTCGTGCTGAATGGTTTGAGTGGGTTTTCCGAGCGAGCCATCGGCCTGAATCGGCAATACACTCAGGCTGCCGCCGCCGTAATTACCCACAATGGCCCACTTTCCGGTTTTATCAACGGTGATATGACAGGGACCGGCTCCGCCTGCCGATTCCGTATTGAGTAAAGTGAGCGCGCCGGATTGCTTTTCAAATGAAAAGGAGCTGACGGCCCCGCCATTTGATTCGGCAACCGAGTATACAAAGCGTTTGTTGGGAGCAAATGCCAGAAAGGAAGGGTTTTTTACGCCTGTTCCAATACTTACGGGAGTGAGATTGCCCGTTTTTGTGTTGAAGTCATAGACATAAATTCCTTCGCTTGTTTTAGTGGTATACGTACCTACAAACAGAAAAAAACCATTATTTTGGGCATTGATTGTACTGCTCATAAAATAGATAAGCGCCGAAAGGAAAAACCCGACTCGTTTCATACGATTGAACGGTTTATATAAGAATAGGAGAATGATTGCTTTTAACTCTTTTTGTAAAGTAACGAAAGAAAAGCTTTTACCCTGCATTCCGGCACTAGTTTTGGGGTTTATATCGAATGTGAAAAAAAATCCCTAACTTTTCGTCTAATTTAACTTTCTAACTTAAATCTTACCAACGTACCGATGAAAGGCATAGTTTTTACTGAATTTTTTGATATGATTGAACAGGAATTCGGTTATGAAATGGTTGATACACTACTTAATGAATCAGAACTGCCGTCAGGAGGTACATATACTGCCGTTGGTACGTACAGCCATATAGAAATGGTTAATCTGCTTGTAACACTCAATCACAAAACAGAAGTCCCTATTCCGCATTTATTACAGGCGTTTGGTCGCTATCTGTTCCAACGATTTACCAAGACCTATAGCCATTTGATCAATAAGGCACCTGATGCGTTTACGCTGTTAGGTTCCATTCATAATTATATCCATGTGGAAGTACGAAAACTGTATCCCGACGCGGAATTGCCCCATTTTGACATAGAGCAGCCTAATGATAATACGTTAATTATGCATTATTCTTCGGGCAGAAGTATGGGTGATCTGGCCTATGGGCTCATTGAAGGAGCGATGAAACATTATGGTGAAAAAGCAACGATTACACAGGAGTTGCTTTCAGAAGATGGCAGCCGGATAAAATTTGTCATTGTAAAGTAGTATGCAGGAAATCGAAATTCTCAAACGACGCGTAGAACGGGAGCGAAAAGCTCGAATGGAAGCGGAGGCTATTTTGGAAGACAAAGCACTCCAACTCTATCAGGTAAATGAACAGCTTCGCCAGCTTAATGAAAACCTTGAACAACAGGTAAAAGAAGGCGGAGCCAAGCTGCAAAAAAGTGAAAAGAGATATCAGCAGCTCATTGAGTCCGTTCAGGATATTATTTATAAAATTTCACCTTCCGGCTATTTCACTTTCGTTAACCCGGTCGTAGAACAACGTCTGGGTTACAGTGCCGACGAAATTATCGGTCGTCATTTTACCGAATTGGTTGTGCCGGAATACCGTGAGCAGTTGGTGAATTTTTATTGGGAAATGGTAAACTCACAAAAAGAGAGTACCTACAATGATTTTCCGGTCTATAAAAAAAATGGAGAGATAGCGTGGATCGGCCAAACGGTTCGACTGATCGAAAGTGAAGGTAACGTGATGGAGCTTGTCGCCGTAGCCCGAGACATTACAGAGCAGGTGGCCACCGAAGATGCTCTCCGCACTACCCAAACCCGCCTTTCCACTCTTATTACCAATCTTCAAAAGGGTGTATTGGTTGAGGACGAGAATAGGAGGATCATTCTGGTCAATCAATTGTTCTGTGATCTTTTTGCCATACCTCTCAAGGCCGAACTCCTGATCGGCATTGATTGCTCGCAATCGGCCGAGCAATCTAAGCACCTGTTTAGCAACCCGGAAGAGTTTGTTCAACGAATCAACGAATTATTGGCCCGGCAGGAGATCATGATCAATGAAGAATTGCACATGGCCGATGGGCGAATCCTTGAACGCGATTATGTTCCCATCTTTCTGGAAGGACAATATAGAGGGCACCTTTGGAAATATGCCGATGTGACGGAGCAGTATCTGGCCCGTGAGAGTATTCGGAAAAGTGAAGAAAAATACCGGGGGATCATGAACAACATGGAGCTCGGATTGATTGAGGTAGACCTGGAAGACCGCATTTGCAAGGCTTACGATCGTTTTTGCGAAATGATGGGCTACGCGGAAGAAGAACTCATTGGCCAAATTGCGTCTGACTTATTTTTGCCGGAGGAGTTCAGAAATGTATTCAATGAGCAACAGTCTATTAGGATCGAAGGTCGTGCTACCTCTTATGAGATCCAAATGGTCAAAAAAGACGGAAGCCGAATCTGGGTGATTGTCAGCGGAGCGCCCATTATGGATGAGTATGGTGAGATCGTGGGCTCTATGGGTATACACTACGATATTTCAGCCCGAAAGCTTCTCGAACAGGAGCTGGCTTTGGCCAAAGAGGTGGCGGAAGAGGCCCGGCAGGCTGAAAAACAGTTTTTGGCCAACATGAGCCACGAGATCCGCACTCCGCTCAATGCCATTATCGGAATGACTCACCTGCTGTTTGATACCCGCCCCAATAAGCAACAATACGAATACCTTGATATTCTTAAATCATCCGCTGATTTCTTACACAGTCTTATTTCAGATTTACTTGACATGGCAAAAATTGAAGCCGGACGCATCGAAGTCCAAAGCCATCCTTTTGATTTAGTTGGACTTCTTCGTACCACACAGAGAGTGTTCCAGATAAAATTGGAAAACCGTCCCATTGAACTTGATCTGATGATTGATGGTCGGATTGCCGGCAATTACATGGGCGATGATGTGATGTTGAATCAAATCCTCTTGAATATCATCGGTAATGCCGAGAAATTTACGGAAGAAGGAACGATTGAAATTACGGCTAAGCTTAAAAAAGAAGATAATGATACCGTCTGGATAGAGTTCAAAATTGCCGATACCGGTATCGGAATTCCTAAGGAAAAACTGGAACTTATCTTTCAGAAGTTTAAGCAGGTCAATCCTCAGGGGCATAAACATAAAGGTACCGGCCTTGGGTTGGCCATTACCAAACAATTGGTGGAATTGCAGGGAGGAACCCTTACGGTAAAAAGTGAAGAGAATGAGGGGACCACCTTTACGTTTACCCTTCCGTTTCAAAAGTCGGATGCTGAAATCGTGAAGAATGACTATGAGATCGAAGAAGGCAGCAGTAATTTAGAGAAATGTAACCTGCTGGTGGTGGAAGATAACATCATGAATCAACGCTACATCAGCGGTTTACTTAACAAATGGAATATTCCGTTTACCATCGCCATTGACGGACGAAAGGCGGTAGAGCAGGCCCATAAACAGCAGTTTGACATTATTTTGATGGATATTCAAATGCCCAATATGGATGGCTACGAAGCGACCTTAACCATCCGAAATACTACTAACCTCAATCAAAAAACGCCTATTGTTGCACTCACTGCCTCGGCCATGCTTGACCAAAAAAACAAAACTAAGGCGGTGGGAATGGATGATTTTATCACAAAGCCTTTTACCCCGACCCAATTATTAAGTGTCATTAAACGCTTTTTGAAAGCCGAGTCACTCAAAACCGAACCTGTACAGGATGAGGCACCTCCGGCAAAGGTTGAATCATTGCTGAACTATCCTCGAATCAAAGACTTGTACGGTGACGATACCGAATACATCGTAGATATGATGGAAACTTTCTTAACGGATGCCCTGCCGGATTTTGCGGAGTTTCAGGGATTAATAAATGCTCAGGATTGGGTAGCACTCAGTAAGTTGGCACACCGCCTGAAACCAACACTCGGCATGGTGGGACTCACGGATTTGGAGGAAAAGATGGGTCAACTGGAGACCCGGGCCCGCAATAATCCGCAACCCGAAAGCCTGCAATTGATTTGGAGCAGCATAACCGACAAGTTAGAAAATGGAACAAAAGAAATTCAGCAGGAAATCGAAAAACTGAAATCGTGACGGTTGGGCTTGTATTTTAACGGTTAGTAAGTCCGTAGCAGCTACTTCAAGGGATGCCTTTTCGGCTATCCGAAAAGCAGAGCTCCTTAACGTAATGTCGGAATGGCAATCGGGTCCATATCGGTAAAATCTTTGTTTTCGCCAGCCATTCCCCAAATGAATGAATAGCTTGATGTGCCGCATCCCGAATGAATGGACCAGGGCGGCGAAATAATGGCCTGATGATTGGCCACCCACAGATGCCGCGTTTGCGTGGGTTCACCCATCAGGTGCAATACGCCGTGATTTTCGGGTATGTCAAAATAACAATAGGCTTCCATCCGACGGTCGTGGGTATGGGCGGGCATGGTGTTCCAGACGCTTCCCGTTTGCAATACCGTCAGGCCCATTACCAATTGACAGCTTTGAATGCCGCCTTCGTGAATGTATTTATAAATGG
Above is a window of Runella slithyformis DSM 19594 DNA encoding:
- a CDS encoding DUF2264 domain-containing protein, with protein sequence MNRRDFIQQNTFLSIGALAVPDINTQTAKPEDTARLYWVKLLYRIAEPVLKNLAEGTLIKNWKVEYSPAWDNRNAKVAYLEGFARTIVGVAPWLALPDDATEEGQLRKKMREYTLKSIANSVNPSHPDYMLWRKEGQTLVDAAFLAQALLKAPDALWKPLDDVTKKRVIEEFTLLRRVVPPNNNWVLFAAIVEAFLLSIGENADRYRIEFGVRKIEDWYVGDGWFKDGEVFHTDYYNSFVIQPMMVDVLQTWLEANRRQSPNANHKVLEERMALAIRRMQRHADFLERLISPEGTFPAFGRSVTYRLGAFQALCHAALIHQLPEGVSPAQVRCGLTEVMKRMFAQEGIFDKEGWLTLGFAGHQPNIADSYSNAGSMYLTTLGFIPLGLPATDPFWADPDAEWTQQKAWSGKPFKKDYAVGY
- a CDS encoding heme NO-binding domain-containing protein, with translation MKGIVFTEFFDMIEQEFGYEMVDTLLNESELPSGGTYTAVGTYSHIEMVNLLVTLNHKTEVPIPHLLQAFGRYLFQRFTKTYSHLINKAPDAFTLLGSIHNYIHVEVRKLYPDAELPHFDIEQPNDNTLIMHYSSGRSMGDLAYGLIEGAMKHYGEKATITQELLSEDGSRIKFVIVK
- a CDS encoding lactonase family protein; the protein is MKRVGFFLSALIYFMSSTINAQNNGFFLFVGTYTTKTSEGIYVYDFNTKTGNLTPVSIGTGVKNPSFLAFAPNKRFVYSVAESNGGAVSSFSFEKQSGALTLLNTESAGGAGPCHITVDKTGKWAIVGNYGGGSLSVLPIQADGSLGKPTQTIQHEGKSINTERQEKPHVHSINIAPNNRDVFVPDLGTDKIMTYTLNAATGQLTPGNPAFTGTKPGAGPRHFTFHPNGKFAYVIQELDATVTGFNYSEGKLEAFQTITTLPEDYTGRKWCADIHISPDGKFLYGSNRTHESLVIYSIDQKSGQLTYVGHQNVLGKTPRNFMIDPTGKWILVANQDSDNIVVFSRDIKTGKLTPTGKEVKVSMPVCLKVMQ
- the fabG gene encoding 3-oxoacyl-ACP reductase FabG; translation: MRLANKVAIITGGARGIGKATAEIFTREGAKVIIWDMLDVGEQTAQELKDKGFSAEFVKISVTDVPAVEAAARDVFERYGHIDILVNNAGITRDKSLLKMSYQEWAQVIDINLNGVFNCTKTIVPYMVENKYGRIICTSSVVGQTGNFGQTNYVATKAAIIGMVKTWAKELGKYNITANAVAPGFIKTEMTDLIPEEVRNQTVAGIPVKRMGLPEDIANAYLYLASEEAGYVNGHTLSVNGGVA
- a CDS encoding acyl-CoA dehydrogenase, which produces MALNESILEGLNFNLSEEHLAVKEAARDFAQNELLPGILERDNEQKFDPKLLKRMGELGFMGMMVAPEYGGGGMDTVSYVLAMEELSKVDASASVMVSVNNSLVCYGLEAFGTEEQKRKYLTPLASGEMVGAFCLSEPEAGSDATSQHTTAEEKEDHYLVNGTKNWITNGGISSVCLVIAQTHPELKHKGINCLIVEKGWDGFVVGKKEDKMGIRASDTHSLMFTDVKVPKENRIGADGFGFKFAMSTLNGGRIGIAAQALGIAAGAFELSLKYSKERRAFGKPIFEHQAIQFKLAEMATKIEAARLLVYKAARLKDEHKDYVEAAAMAKLFASDVAMWATTEAVQIHGGYGYVKEYHVERMMRDAKITQIYEGTSEIQKLVIARELLK
- a CDS encoding UDP-N-acetylmuramoyl-tripeptide--D-alanyl-D-alanine ligase, whose amino-acid sequence is MQGITIPELYDLFLTCTGVSTDTRQITEGCLFVALRGDKFDGNLYAKDALEKGAKYAIVDNSDVAVDNRYLWVENSLESLQQLAAYHRKQLNIPVIGLTGSNGKTTTKELIAAVLSKKFKTYATKGNLNNHIGVPLTLLAIDDTYEIAVVEMGANHQKEIALLSGISEPTHGLITNVGKAHLEGFGGIEGVRIGKGELYDWLAHSGGTVFINGSDTALVEMADRRTFAEEVTYLAGDDAPVLLEDSPLVVYRDAEGNQINTCLTGKYNFENIAVALAIGRYFGVSNALANQAVAEYNPTNNRSQIIQKGTNTVIMDAYNANPSSMSAAIENFGRLKAKRKMVILGDMLELGDDSPEEHLLIGKLIAQQHFDVVILAGKLMQEALPALPQAYYFPDKFSLHNWIVDHPQQNTHVLIKGSRGMGLETVVPYL
- a CDS encoding AraC family transcriptional regulator, producing the protein MEDYNKIIESLGVKFIKARHIRMLQTITIKNFYDVENSLMILYDGEVLFANEKIEVGDMLFIPGGKHATVTYSSGDSVQPKVVSNEEFLTRRELYFDSLRDATQVGKIPHSFGLVAFDAKVFDSVNFFTSLDIPPFIIKNNSYLGRLIGEILQEDFNETPGRGRIIKIKTEELAIEVIRYILKNKLFVEQLVTNSTYFKDPRLIDIFAYIKDNLGGDLSNKVLANVANVSEDYVGQYFKMLTGINPQDYIEYQRMEEAVTLLRTSKKSIRAIGAEVGYKDTAYFCRRFKMMFGIPAGKMRRRESLMNV